The sequence below is a genomic window from Bombus affinis isolate iyBomAffi1 chromosome 13, iyBomAffi1.2, whole genome shotgun sequence.
atatCATTTAAAAACATAATTGTGTctcatatttttcattgatcatatatataatctatataaatacttagttaactttttttttattttatcattatatCATTTAAAAACATAATTGTGTcttatatttttcattgatcatatatataatctatataaATACTTAACATTTAgcgtttatataattatggaATATGCTCAATGCGGTAGTTTATTGGATATGATAAGGCGTGATACATTTATCGATGAATTTCGTAGCCGTCGATGGTTTCGGCAATTATTAGAAGCTATCGATTATTGTCATGGACGTGGTGTTGTACATAGGTAAAAGtttaacgaaaagaaaaaatattaaatatcgcaTATCACATTTAActacataattttatttaagagACATCAAATGCGAAAATCTTTTAATGGATCAGAACTTCAATATCAAATTATCCGATTTTGGATTCGCACGTGGACAAATGAAATCGAAGAACGGTATAGCTCCGTTAAGTGAAACTTTCTGTGGTAGCTATGCTTATGCTTCACCAGAAATATTAAAGGGTGTTCCATATTTACCTCAATTGTCTGATGTATGGTCCATGGGAGTAGTACTCTATGCAATGGTTTATGGTCGACTACCATTTGATGATACAAATTACAGCCAACTTCTAAAGGTACCCAGGTACATTAAAGAGAAAGTAATAGAATCTAGTTCAACTTAAAATTTTATATGCTTAAGTAAGAATTCTaccatattatttcattttctttcttttacgaTATAGCAAGTAcaaaataaagttatatttcctAAAGAACCAAACGTATCTCAAGCTTGTCGTTCACTTATCTCACGAATACTTGTATCGCAACGAATACGGTTGGATATTGATCACATAAGAAATGATGTTTGGCTTGCTACGTCTCTTGTTACTGCCCAGACCTCTACTAGCGACATTTTGACAGtaatatttcaaattctttGTTTTATATGTTGTGCTAATGGttagtaatatattttatataatttcgaAGGATATTGCTACAGTACCTAGTGTAAAGAAAATAGCAAGTGAAAAGAACAAAGGAACAAAAAGGCATGCGATTGGTATTGGAGCGTCAGTTACCGACGTTCGGTCATCTAATTTCAGCATTTCAGATGAAAGCAGCAATCGAT
It includes:
- the LOC126923712 gene encoding testis-specific serine/threonine-protein kinase 3-like, whose translation is MATAPITDNSPKSLLKAVEGKNDEKLEKKLTILESHGYILGKTIGTGSYATVKIAKSNRHDCQVAVKIVSKFQAPGDYLKKFLPREIEVVKGLKHPNLIRFLQAIETTHRVYIIMEYAQCGSLLDMIRRDTFIDEFRSRRWFRQLLEAIDYCHGRGVVHRDIKCENLLMDQNFNIKLSDFGFARGQMKSKNGIAPLSETFCGSYAYASPEILKGVPYLPQLSDVWSMGVVLYAMVYGRLPFDDTNYSQLLKQVQNKVIFPKEPNVSQACRSLISRILVSQRIRLDIDHIRNDVWLATSLVTAQTSTSDILTDIATVPSVKKIASEKNKGTKRHAIGIGASVTDVRSSNFSISDESSNRYRCLK